In Populus nigra chromosome 1, ddPopNigr1.1, whole genome shotgun sequence, one genomic interval encodes:
- the LOC133697641 gene encoding receptor-like protein 46 — protein sequence MAELRLLLFSLSILFSTSLCCPDDQKLALLHFKSSLLDSINSSTQYSLSSLDSWDDSSDCCRWDMVTCSSRSNSRKVVALHLYSLVLAEQPIPIPSMVLSPLSLIKSLMLLDISSNYIVGEIPPGVFSNLSKLVHLDMMQNNFSGSIPPQIFHLRYLQYLDMSSNLLKGVISKEVGSLLNLRVLKLDDNSLGGYIPEEIGNLTKLQQLNLRSNNFFGMIPSSVLFLKELEILELRDNSLSMEIPKDIGDLTNLTTLALSGNRLTGGITSSIQKLHKLETLRLENNVLSGGIPTWLFDIKSLKDLFLGGNNLTWNNTVNLEPKCMLAQLSLSSCRLVGRIPDWISTQKDLVFLDLSRNKLEGPFPEWVAEMDIGSIFLSDNNLTGSLPPRLFRSESLSVLALSRNSFSGELPSNIGDAIKVMILVFSGNNFSGQIPKSISKIYRLLLLDLSGNRFSGNIPDFRPNALLAYIDFSYNEFSGEIPVIFSQETRILSLGKNMFSGKLPSNLTDLNNLEHLDLHDNRIAGELPMSLFQMSTLQVLNLRNNTLEGSIPSTITNLTNLRILDVSSNNLSGEIPAKLGNLVGMIDTPNTLRSVSDMFTFPIEFSDLIVNWKKSKQGLSSHSLEIYSLLDLSKNQLSGQLPASLGHLKGLKLLNISYNHLSGKIPATFGNLESLESLDLSRNRLSGSIPRTLSKLQELTTLDVSNNKLEGQIPVGGQMDTMNDPNSYANNSGLCGFQILLPCPPDPEQPQVKQPEADDSWFSWQGAGIGYSVGFFATITIILVSGCISRLPPQNRHRSHRRQRV from the coding sequence ATGGCTGAACTTAGATTACTACTATTTTCCCTCTCCATCCTCTTCTCCACTTCCTTGTGCTGTCCAGATGATCAGAAACTAGCCCTTCTCCACTTCAAATCCTCCCTCTTGGACAGTATTAACTCTTCTACACAATATTCCCTCTCCAGCCTGGATTCGTGGGATGATAGCTCAGATTGTTGCCGCTGGGATATGGTCACTTGTAGTTCTCGGTCAAATTCTAGAAAAGTAGTTGCCCTCCACCTTTACTCTCTGGTTTTAGCAGAGCAACCCATACCAATTCCTTCCATGGTTttatctcctctctctctcatcaAAAGCTTGATGCTGCTTGATATATCCTCAAATTATATCGTAGGTGAGATCCCACCCGGTGTGTTTTCCAATCTCAGCAAGCTGGTTCACCTCGACATGATGCAAAATAACTTCAGTGGATCCATTCCTCCACAGATTTTCCATTTGAGGTATCTACAGTATCTTGATATGAGTAGCAATTTACTAAAGGGGGTTATAAGCAAAGAAGTGGGCTCTCTTCTCAACTTGAGAGTATTGAAGTTGGATGATAATTCTCTGGGGGGGTATATTCCTGAAGAGATTGGAAACCTTACGAAGTTACAGCAGTTGAATCTTCGCAGCAACAATTTCTTTGGTATGATTCCATCTTCAGTTCTCTTCCTGAAGGAGCTGGAAATATTGGAATTGAGGGACAATTCTTTATCCATGGAGATTCCTAAAGATATTGGTGATTTAACCAACTTGACCACTCTGGCCTTGAGCGGTAACAGGCTGACTGGTGGAATCACATCATCCATACAGAAGCTTCACAAGTTAGAAACACTCAGATTGGAAAACAACGTACTATCTGGAGGAATTCCAACTTGGTTGTTTGACATCAAAAGTCTGAAGGATCTGTTTCTTGGAGGGAATAATCTGACTTGGAATAACACTGTAAACTTGGAGCCCAAGTGTATGCTAGCTCAGTTATCTCTGAGTTCATGCCGTCTCGTGGGGAGAATCCCAGACTGGATTTCTACACAGAAGGATCTTGTTTTCCTGGATTTAAGCAGGAATAAGCTAGAAGGACCATTCCCGGAATGGGTTGCTGAAATGGACATAGGCAGCATATTTCTGTCAGACAATAATCTTACAGGTTCACTTCCACCTCGTCTCTTTCGGTCTGAAAGTTTGTCAGTCCTTGCCTTATCGAGGAATAGCTTCTCTGGAGAGTTGCCAAGTAACATTGGAGATGCCATTAAAGTCATGATTCTTGTGTTCTCCGGAAACAACTTTTCAGGGCAGATTCCAAAGTCCATCTCGAAGATTTATCGCCTTCTTCTTTTGGATTTATCAGGAAACAGGTTTTCGGGGAACATTCCAGATTTTAGGCCCAATGCATTACTCGCTTACATCGATTTCTCTTATAATGAGTTCTCGGGTGAAATTCCAGTGATCTTTTCTCAAGAAACCAGGATACTTTCATTAGGAAAAAACATGTTCTCTGGAAAACTACCTAGTAACCTGACAGATTTGAACAACCTTGAACACCTTGACCTCCATGACAACAGAATTGCAGGAGAACTGCCCATGTCTCTCTTTCAAATGTCCACTCTTCAAGTCCTGAACTTGCGTAACAACACCCTCGAAGGTTCAATCCCCAGCACCATAACCAACCTCACTAACCTCCGAATTCTAGATGTCTCAAGCAACAATCTCAGTGGCGAAATACCGGCCAAGTTGGGGAATCTGGTTGGAATGATAGATACACCCAATACTCTCAGATCAGTCTCAGATATGTTCACCTTCCCCATTGAGTTCAGTGACTTGATAGTTAATTGGAAGAAGTCGAAACAAGGTCTCTCAAGCCACAGCCTTGAAATCTACTCTTTGCTAGACTTGTCAAAGAACCAGCTTTCTGGCCAACTCCCAGCTTCATTAGGTCACCTAAAGGGTCTGAAGCTACTGAACATCTCATATAACCACCTCTCTGGCAAGATACCAGCAACTTTCGGCAATCTAGAGAGTCTAGAGAGCCTGGACTTGTCACGTAACAGACTATCCGGTTCCATTCCAAGAACACTATCAAAACTTCAAGAACTTACAACTTTGGATGTAAGTAACAACAAACTCGAGGGTCAGATTCCAGTGGGTGGCCAAATGGACACGATGAATGATCCAAATTCATATGCCAACAACAGTGGGCTATGTGGTTTTCAAATTCTACTACCATGTCCACCAGACCCAGAGCAGCCACAAGTAAAGCAACCAGAAGCAGATGACTCATGGTTTTCATGGCAAGGTGCAGGGATTGGATATTCAGTAGGCTTTTTTGCAACAATAACAATCATACTTGTCTCTGGCTGTATAAGCAGGTTACCACCTCAAAATCGCCACCGATCACACAGAAGGCAACGGGTTTAG
- the LOC133694196 gene encoding beta-amyrin 28-monooxygenase-like, whose protein sequence is MQIAMFSTLILLGIFLLVSLYIITKTLKERLIPNPHLPPGSLGWPLIGETLNYLGTCLAGRPDWFLRDRMEKHDPQVFKTSLFGETVAVFCGPAGNKFLFGNENKLVNLWWPRSVKKLLKSSLVNVAGDEAKRIRRILLTFLDPDALKRYIERMDLVTQHHISTLWEGKEEVKVHPTVNLYTFELSCRLFISIDDPLHISKLAHHFDVFLKGVIHFPINIPGTRFYSASKAADAIKEELRLISRRRRAALDKKMASPTQDLLSHLLVTSDASGKFLSETEIVDNILLLLFASHDTTTSVITCVMKYLAELPEVYQTVLREQIDIAKSKEPGELLKWEDIQKMRYSWNVVSEILRLMPPVRGAFREAIVDFTYAGYTIPKGWKVYWSPMTTSKDPTLFPNAEQFDASRYDGAGPAPYSYVPFGGGPRICLGNEYARPQILVFLHNIVKRFKWDLMIPDEKVPYDPMPAPSQGLPIRLRSSAYDFI, encoded by the exons ATGCAAATTGCAATGTTTTCAACTTTGATTCTACTTGGTATCTTTTTGCTAGTTTCACTTTATATCATCACCAAAACACTCAAAGAAAGACTGATTCCGAATCCTCATCTTCCACCAGGTAGCCTAGGATGGCCTCTCATAGGTGAAACTTTAAACTACCTGGGAACCTGTCTCGCAGGACGACCTGATTGGTTTCTAAGAGATAGGATGGAGAAACATGATCCCCAGGTTTTCAAGACTTCACTGTTCGGAGAAACAGTGGCTGTGTTTTGTGGACCAGCCGGGAACAAGTTCTTGTTCGGCAACGAGAACAAGCTGGTTAACCTTTGGTGGCCAAGGTCGGTGAAGAAACTCTTAAAGTCAAGTCTGGTTAACGTAGCTGGTGATGAAGCAAAGAGGATAAGGAGGATACTCTTGACCTTCCTTGATCCAGATGCGCTCAAGAGGTATATAGAGAGGATGGATTTGGTCACACAACACCATATCAGCACACTCTGGGAAG GAAAAGAGGAGGTGAAAGTCCATCCAACTGTAAATTTATACACATTCGAGCTGTCTTGTCGCCTATTTATAAGCATCGATGACCCATTGCACATTTCAAAGCTTGCACATCACTTTGATGTTTTCCTCAAAGGAGTAATTCATTTCCCAATCAATATACCCGGAACAAGATTTTACAGTGCTTCAAAAGCTGCTGATGCAATCAAGGAAGAGCTTCGGTTGATTTCTAGACGAAGAAGGGCAGCTTTGGACAAGAAGATGGCATCACCCACACAAGACCTTCTGTCACATTTGCTTGTGACTTCAGATGCAAGTGGAAAATTCCTGTCGGAGACAGAGATTGTTGACAACATACTGTTGTTGCTCTTTGCTAGTCATGACACTACAACATCAGTCATAACATGTGTCATGAAGTACCTTGCAGAATTGCCAGAAGTGTACCAAACAGTTTTGAGAG AGCAGATTGATATTGCCAAGTCTAAAGAACCAGGAGAGTTGCTGAAATGGGAGGATATACAGAAAATGCGATACTCATGGAACGTTGTCTCCGAAATTCTGAGGCTGATGCCACCTGTACGTGGTGCTTTCAGAGAGGCTATAGTTGATTTCACCTATGCAGGTTATACAATCCCAAAAGGATGGAAG GTATATTGGAGTCCTATGACAACGAGTAAGGATCCGACTCTATTCCCAAATGCAGAACAGTTTGATGCTTCCAGGTATGATGGAGCTGGACCCGCCCCATATTCATATGTTCCATTCGGAGGGGGACCAAGGATTTGCCTGGGGAACGAATATGCTAGGCCTCAAATACTTGTGTTCCTGCATAACATTGTCAAGAGATTCAAATGGGATTTAATGATTCCTGATGAGAAAGTTCCGTATGATCCCATGCCTGCACCATCCCAAGGTCTTCCGATACGTCTTCGGTCCTCAGCATATGATTTCATTTGA
- the LOC133681041 gene encoding beta-amyrin 28-monooxygenase-like, protein MFSSPDHDSIMILVAAPSLLLLYFLIKTLKERLFPDPQLPPGSLGWPLLGETLQFLPTRRTPKPERFVSDRMKKYNPQVFKTSLFGETVAVFCGPAGNKFLFHNENKLVNLWWPTSVKKLMKSSLSNVVGDDAKRMRKMLLTSLDRDALKRYIDRMDLVAQNHIRTHWEGKEELKLHPTINLYTFELSCRLFASIDDPTHISKLAHHFDIFLKGVIHFPIYIPGTPFYRASKAADAIKEELRSIARQRREALDKKMESHRKDLLSHLLVTTDASGKLLSESEIVDNMLMLLFASHDTTTSAITCVMKYLAELPEVYEMVLREQLDIAKSKEEGELLKWEDIQRMRYSCNVVSEVLRMIPPIRGTFRKALVDFTYAGYKIPKGWKLYWSPDSTTKDPAYFPNPEEFDPSRYEGAGPAPYTFVPFGGGGRVCIGNEYSRPQILVFMHNIVKRFKWELLIPDEKVTYDPMPAPSHGLPIRIQPHQSSA, encoded by the exons ATGTTTTCAAGTCCGGATCATGATAGTATTATGATTCTGGTTGCAGCCCCTTCTCTTCTtctactatattttttaatcaaaacactCAAAGAGAGATTGTTTCCAGACCCTCAACTTCCACCAGGAAGTCTAGGATGGCCTCTCCTTGGTGAGACTTTACAGTTCTTGCCAACACGTCGCACACCAAAACCTGAGAGATTTGTAAGCGATAGAATGAAGAAATACAATCCTCAGGTTTTCAAGACTTCACTGTTTGGAGAAACAGTGGCTGTGTTTTGTGGACCGGCTGGGAACAAGTTCTTGTTCCACAATGAGAACAAGCTGGTCAATCTTTGGTGGCCAACTTCAGTGAAGAAGCTGATGAAATCAAGCTTGTCTAATGTAGTGGGTGACGACGCGAAGAGGATGAGGAAGATGCTCTTAACTTCCCTTGATCGAGATGCGCTCAAGAGGTACATAGACAGGATGGATTTGGTCGCACAAAACCATATCAGGACACACTGGGAAG GAAAAGAGGAGCTGAAACTGCATCCAACTATCAATTTATACACATTTGAGCTGTCTTGTCGCCTTTTTGCAAGCATTGATGACCCTACACACATTTCCAAGCTTGCACACCATTTTGACATCTTTCTCAAAGGAGTCATTCACTTTCCTATCTATATACCTGGCACGCCATTTTACCGTGCTTCCAAAGCTGCTGATGCAATCAAGGAAGAGCTTCGGTCGATTGCTAGACAAAGAAGAGAAGCTCTGGACAAGAAGATGGAATCGCACAGAAAAGATCTTCTGTCACATTTGCTTGTGACTACAGACGCAAGCGGAAAGTTACTATCCGAGTCCGAGATTGTTGACAACATGCTGATGTTGCTCTTTGCTAGTCATGACACCACTACATCAGCCATTACATGTGTAATGAAGTATCTTGCAGAATTGCCTGAAGTGTACGAAATGGTTTTGAGAG AGCAGCTTGATATTGCTAAGTCTAAAGAAGAAGGAGAGTTGTTGAAATGGGAGGATATTCAGAGAATGAGATACTCATGCAATGTGGTCTCCGAAGTTCTGAGGATGATACCGCCTATACGTGGTACTTTCAGAAAGGCATTAGTTGACTTCACCTATGCAGGTTATAAAATCCCAAAAGGATGGAAG CTATACTGGAGTCCTGACTCGACAACTAAAGACCCAGCTTACTTCCCAAATCCAGAAGAGTTTGATCCTTCCAGGTATGAAGGAGCGGGGCCTGCCCCGTATACCTTTGTTCCATTCGGAGGGGGTGGGAGGGTTTGCATAGGGAATGAATACTCTAGACCGCAAATACTCGTGTTCATGCATAACATCGTGAAGAGATTCAAATGGGAATTACTGATTCCTGATGAGAAAGTTACATATGATCCCATGCCTGCACCATCACATGGTCTTCCGATTCGTATTCAGCCGCACCAATCCTCAGCCTAA
- the LOC133680964 gene encoding beta-amyrin 28-monooxygenase-like, which produces MILVATPCILLLYFVIKTLGERLFPDPQLPPGSLGWPLLGETLQFLPTRRSPNPGRFVSDRMKKYNPQVFKTSLFGETVAVFCGPAGNKFLFSNENKLVNVWWPTSVKKLMKLSLANVVGDEAQRLRKIFMTSVDRDALKSYIDRMDLVAQNHIRTHWEGKEQVKVHPTAMLYTFELSCPLFASIDDPIHISKLAHHFDIFRKGVIHFPIYIPGTTFYRASKSGDALKEEIRLVARQRRAALDKKMESHRKDLLSHLLVTADESGKLLSESEIVDNMLMLLTVSHESMTTTSAMTCVMKYLAELPEVYEMVLREQLDIAKSKEAGELLKWEDIQKMKYSWRVVSEVLRMIPPVSGSFRQAIVDFTYAGYTIPKGWKLYWSPNTTTKDPAHFPNAEDFDPSRYEGAGPAPYTHVPFGGGPRMCLGYEYVRPNILVFLHNIVKRFKWDLLIPDEKVPYNPMPAPSHGLPIRIQPHQSLA; this is translated from the exons ATGATTCTGGTGGCAACCCCTTGTATTCTTTTACTATATTTTGTAATCAAAACACTCGGAGAGAGATTGTTTCCAGACCCTCAACTTCCACCAGGAAGTCTAGGATGGCCTCTCCTTGGTGAGACTTTACAGTTCTTGCCAACACGTCGCTCACCAAATCCTGGGAGATTTGTAAGCGATAGAATGAAGAAATACAATCCTCAGGTTTTCAAGACTTCACTGTTTGGAGAAACAGTGGCTGTGTTTTGTGGACCAGCTGGGAACAAGTTCTTGTTCAGCAATGAGAACAAGCTGGTCAATGTTTGGTGGCCAACTTCAGTGAAGAAGCTGATGAAGTTAAGTTTGGCTAATGTAGTTGGTGATGAGGCTCAGAGGCTGAGGAAGATATTCATGACCTCCGTTGATCGAGATGCACTCAAGAGCTACATAGACAGGATGGATTTGGTCGCACAAAACCATATTAGGACACACTGGGAAG GCAAAGAGCAGGTGAAAGTCCATCCAACTGCCATGTTATACACATTTGAGCTGTCTTGTCCCCTATTTGCAAGCATCGATGATCCTATACACATTTCCAAGCTTGCACACCATTTTGACATCTTTCGCAAAGGAGTGATTCATTTTCCTATCTATATACCTGGCACAACATTTTACCGTGCTTCCAAATCTGGTGATGCACTCAAGGAAGAGATTCGGTTGGTTGCTAGACAAAGAAGAGCAGCTCTGGACAAGAAAATGGAGTCCCACAGAAAAGATCTTCTGTCACATTTGCTTGTGACTGCAGATGAAAGCGGAAAGTTACTATCCGAGTCCGAGATTGTTGACAACATGCTGATGTTGCTCACTGTTAGTCATGAGAGTATGAC TACCACATCAGCCATGACATGTGTAATGAAGTATCTTGCAGAATTGCCTGAAGTGTACGAAATGGTTTTGAGAG AGCAGCTTGATATTGCCAAGTCTAAAGAAGCAGGAGAGTTGTTGAAATGGGAGGACATTCAGAAAATGAAATACTCATGGAGAGTGGTCTCTGAAGTTCTGAGGATGATACCGCCTGTCAGTGGTAGTTTCAGACAGGCAATAGTTGATTTCACCTATGCGGGTTATACAATCCCAAAAGGATGGAAG CTATACTGGAGTCCTAACACAACAACTAAAGACCCAGCTCACTTCCCAAATGCAGAAGACTTCGATCCTTCCAGGTATGAAGGAGCAGGACCTGCCCCATATACCCATGTTCCATTTGGAGGGGGACCAAGGATGTGCTTAGGGTATGAATATGTAAGACCAAACATACTTGTGTTCCTGCATAACATCGTGAAGAGATTCAAATGGGATTTACTGATTCCTGATGAGAAAGTTCCATATAATCCCATGCCTGCACCATCCCATGGTCTTCCAATTCGTATTCAGCCGCACCAATCCTTGGCCTAA